TCCTGCGCCCGTATCGGCAACTTCAAGAATCACGGCCCGGGACCCTGGCATTTCATAGCTCTGCCAATCACTTATGGCCAGCCTTATCGTGATCACCCCTTCCCGCTCAATGGCGTCCTGGGCGTTCACCACAAGGTTGACGATGAGCTGCTCATACATCCCGGGGTCAATTGATACCAGGGCCCTGCCTTCCGCAGGAATGATATCAATGTCAATCTCCTCCCTTACAAGACGGCGGAGCATTCTGTGCATGGCAAGAGTTATGGCGCTGATATCGACTATTATGGGAGATGCTTTCTGAAGCCGCGAAAAAGCGAGAAGCTGCCTGGTAAGCTCAGCTGCGCTCCCTGCGGTGCTGAGCACCAGGTCAAGGTCCTCTCTCCTGCCGTCTTCCATGGCGAGGGAATCCCGTACAAGAGAGGTAAATCCTATGATTGCCGTGAGCAGGTTATTGAAGTCGTGGGCCACTCCCCCCGCCATGCGGCCGATTCCATCGATTTTCTGGGCGTGGAGAAACTTGGTGTTTGCTTTCTCAAGCTCTTCCGTGCGCTCCCTCACAAGGTCCTCAAGGTGCTCCCTGTGCTTCTGAAGCTCCTCTTCCACCTGCTTTCTGAAAGCGACCTCGGTATTGAGGCTCATATTGGCGGTGTATAAAGCCGTCGTGCGCATCTCAACCATGTCCTCAAGGAGAGCCTTCTGCTCCTCCAGCTCCCTCTCCGCCTTTTTCCTCCGGACGATCTCCCAGGTCCTCGCTATAAGGTTACTGAGCATATCGCAGTCGGCCTTGCCGTAGTCATCGCGCTTGTTCGCCACGGCTGCGACGGCGACTATGGCATCGCCGTCGAAGACAGGGACGGCCAGAAAGCGGCGAATGGGCACGTGCCCTTCAGGACAGCCTCTCGCGCCCGGGATGTCTTTTCCGTAGCTGTTGATAATGCAGGGCTCCCGGCGGCGCACGCAGTCGCCCCATAGTCCCGCCCCGGCCATAGAGAAGCAGAGGGGGCTGTTCTCGATGGCGCACCGGGCCATTGCCCCCTGTGACCACCGGTGGATGGTCATTGTTGACTCGTTTCTGTTCATGAACCCGAAAAAGGAGAACTCGCTCGCCGTGAGATCGAGGGAAGCTTCGATGACAAAGTCAAAAATCTTTTCCTGCGGGGCATCCATCATCCGGTGGAGCTCAAGCTGCGCCTCAAGCGACTTCCGGCTCTTCTGCAAAATCTCTTCCGCCTGCACGCGCCTTGTGATATCGCGGAGGAATCCCTCGGTGCCCTGGACCCCGCCCTTTCCGTCATGGTAGAACTGGGCGTTCATGGAAACCCAGAGGCTTGTGCCATCCTTTTTCCTCATCTCGACGATACAGTCCTGAAAGCTGCCCTGGGCACGGAGTATTTCTACCAGCCGATCTCTTTCCGCGGGGCTCCCGTAAACATTACAGGCCGGCATGCCTATCAATTCTTCGATTGAGCCGTAACCGAATAAATGAACAGCGGAAGGGCTCGCCATGATAATTTTTCCATTCCTGTCGGTGCGGAAATAGGCATCCTGGATATTGTCCAGAATGTCACTGAGCTGCCTCTCCTTATTCCTCAGAGCACTCTTTGCTTCTATTATCTCTGTGATATCGGTGAATATTGAATAGATCTGATAGGGCGAGCTCTCACCTTTAAGGAACTGCGGTACTGCGCTCAAGATGAGCCAGAGGGCTCTCTCTTTTTCAGGATTCACCAGGCCGATGAGCTGCTCCGTCAATGCCCTGCCTGTGCGCAGAGCCGCATTGACCGGCATGTGCTCTGGAGCCAGGGTGCCTCCCTCTTCAGTGATGAATACCCACCCATGGTCCTGAAGGGCAGTGCCGGGCATCTCTTGACGGGGTATGCCAAGGATAAGGCCGGCAGCAGGATTCGCTGAGACAATCAGGCCTCGTGAATCATAAAAGATCACTCCTCCTGACATTTTCTCAAAAAGGAGACGGTATTTTTCTTCGCTTTCTTTCATCCTGCGGTGGGCCTCATAGAGCTCAAAGGCTTTTTCCACGGAGGAGACTATGACATGCTTTCCAGAAGTCTTTATCACGTAGCCGTAATGGGGAATATCCCTTCCCCCTCTGAGGATCTCCTCCTCCGAGTGGGAAGTAAGAAACACGACAGGAAGGGCCTTGAAGTCCAGGATCGCCCTCGCAGTCTCATAGCCGTCCATTCCCATGCCGAGATTGATATCAAGGAGCGCAAGGTTTACCTGTGGATCAGACTTTACGATGTCAAGAGCCTCTTCGCCTGTGCCGGCATGCACCACGTCGAAGCCATGCTCCTCCAGGACACTTTTGAAAAGAATTGCGAAGACACGCTCATCGTCAACAAAGAGTATTTTCTTCCGATTCATATTTCCCGCCACTTCCCCACCTCCCCGGTTTATATCAGGACAGGAAACTTCTCATGAAAGCTCTCCACAGGGGGCTTTCTTCCTTCTTATACGGCAGTAAACCCTGGTAAGGCGGGGTTCCCCGCTCTCATTGTTCCTTTGAGGTGACAAACTGGTCAGAAAGAGCGGCGAAAGCCGCCTGGTTTACAATGAGCCAGTGATAGAAAGGATACAGTGCCTCAAAGGCGCCCGAAGTGAGACGCTTCTTCAGGATTTCCACGCAGTTGTCGAGAAGAGCTGGCCAGTAGGCAAGGCGGAATCCATGGGAGCGGTAGGCGCGGAAGACCCAGAGGACCGTTTCAACGAGCACCTGGGCGTGATAGCTCCTGAACACCGACTCCATGAAGCGGACGTGGTTGCGGTGATTGTCCTCCATCATGGCAGTGTTCCCCTCGCCGATAAGCATTGCAAGGTCGGGGCGCGCCTTCATAACCCCCGTAATCTCTTCGGCAAAAGAGTCCCTCTGTGCTGCGAATTCTTCCGCCGCCGCGAGAGGCGGCTGTGTGAGAGCCCGGGCCGATTCAAGCAGCATGTTCCTGTCCATGAAACCTCCTCGTCACTTCCTCATTGAACTCAGGCACAGTGCGCCCTCTACAGCTCTTTTGTCGGCGCATCACCTGGCCCTGTGCAGGCAGGATCATGCCTTCACCGTCAATGGAGGTTCTCCCTTTTCCTTAAAGGGGAATATATTCCCACGGCGTAGAATAGGAGAGAGAACTATATGAAAGGTGATGCCGCGATGGATGAAGCCCTTTACCGCAGGTATCTTGCAGCCCTCATCAAGGGCGACCGCCCGACATGCAGGTCGATAGTGACCGATCTTCTGGAAAAGGATGTGGAGGTGAAGACCATCTACACGGATCTCTTCCAGCACTCGCTCTACGAGGTCGGCGATCTCTGGGAGAGGCACAAAATATCGGTAGCCACCGAGCACCTTGCGACAGCCATCACCGAGAGCCTCCTCACGCTGGTCTATCCCCGTATTTTCTCCCTCGAGCACACCGGCAAATCAGCCCTCATCTCGTGTGTGGCGAACGAATTTCACCAGATTGGCGGCAGGATGGTGGCCGACATCTTTGAGCTGAACGGCTGGCATGGTTACTTCCTGGGCTCCAATACCCCTATAACGGCCCTTCTCTCAATGATTGGAGAGAAAAAGCCTGATATCGTGGGCCTCTCCCTGGCCGTCCATTTCAACATGCCTTCTCTTCTGGAAGTCATAAAAAAGATCCGCGAAAGCTTCCCCGCCCTCTCACTGATGGTGGGAGGGCAGGCCTTCCGGTGGGGAGGCATCGAGGTGGTCACTCGCTACGAGCGGGTCTCCTATATTGCCTCGCTCCATGACCTGGAAACCCTGATAAGAAGGTACTCATGAAAGACAGACAGGCACTGCATGCAGAGATTGCCTATAAGTATATTCTCAATGATGCATCTCTTCTCTTGCTCTTTTTCGATGATCGCGGTACCGTGACAGCCGTGAACGCCTTTACCCGGGCGCTGCTTGGCGAAGAGCCGGAACAGCGGTCCTTCCGCGACGTATTTGTTGATTTCCAGAAGAGGTTTTCCCTGGAATCACTTGCAG
This window of the Candidatus Eremiobacterota bacterium genome carries:
- a CDS encoding response regulator, producing MNRKKILFVDDERVFAILFKSVLEEHGFDVVHAGTGEEALDIVKSDPQVNLALLDINLGMGMDGYETARAILDFKALPVVFLTSHSEEEILRGGRDIPHYGYVIKTSGKHVIVSSVEKAFELYEAHRRMKESEEKYRLLFEKMSGGVIFYDSRGLIVSANPAAGLILGIPRQEMPGTALQDHGWVFITEEGGTLAPEHMPVNAALRTGRALTEQLIGLVNPEKERALWLILSAVPQFLKGESSPYQIYSIFTDITEIIEAKSALRNKERQLSDILDNIQDAYFRTDRNGKIIMASPSAVHLFGYGSIEELIGMPACNVYGSPAERDRLVEILRAQGSFQDCIVEMRKKDGTSLWVSMNAQFYHDGKGGVQGTEGFLRDITRRVQAEEILQKSRKSLEAQLELHRMMDAPQEKIFDFVIEASLDLTASEFSFFGFMNRNESTMTIHRWSQGAMARCAIENSPLCFSMAGAGLWGDCVRRREPCIINSYGKDIPGARGCPEGHVPIRRFLAVPVFDGDAIVAVAAVANKRDDYGKADCDMLSNLIARTWEIVRRKKAERELEEQKALLEDMVEMRTTALYTANMSLNTEVAFRKQVEEELQKHREHLEDLVRERTEELEKANTKFLHAQKIDGIGRMAGGVAHDFNNLLTAIIGFTSLVRDSLAMEDGRREDLDLVLSTAGSAAELTRQLLAFSRLQKASPIIVDISAITLAMHRMLRRLVREEIDIDIIPAEGRALVSIDPGMYEQLIVNLVVNAQDAIEREGVITIRLAISDWQSYEMPGSRAVILEVADTGAGMTDKVKEHLFEPFFTTKETGKGTGLGLATVYGIVKQHRGEISVASAAGSGTAFTLTFPLVTQEESEQRTEEKAPPEPQGTGTVMVVEDAKEVRSFIARALTSMGYSVLEAENGVNALEMSKGCEGEIDAVVTDMIMPLMNGKVLVEKMRAARPGIRALFVSGYMGEITLDIEEDKGRSSFLQKPFSVEALAAKMRELLDRSP
- a CDS encoding cobalamin-dependent protein (Presence of a B(12) (cobalamin)-binding domain implies dependence on cobalamin itself, in one of its several forms, or in some unusual lineages, dependence on a cobalamin-like analog.) — encoded protein: MKGDAAMDEALYRRYLAALIKGDRPTCRSIVTDLLEKDVEVKTIYTDLFQHSLYEVGDLWERHKISVATEHLATAITESLLTLVYPRIFSLEHTGKSALISCVANEFHQIGGRMVADIFELNGWHGYFLGSNTPITALLSMIGEKKPDIVGLSLAVHFNMPSLLEVIKKIRESFPALSLMVGGQAFRWGGIEVVTRYERVSYIASLHDLETLIRRYS